In one Brienomyrus brachyistius isolate T26 chromosome 12, BBRACH_0.4, whole genome shotgun sequence genomic region, the following are encoded:
- the LOC125704423 gene encoding uncharacterized protein LOC125704423 isoform X2 — translation MKMKTKSLAIILIFFKFIINSDERLVVTGADEPVSAHAGEDVTLSCSVDTHVNVAELQVEWRKTDGDIIVLQYADGENKPESQDEKYSGRAEFFTEETSKGNFSMKLRKVRLEDKGEFMCEVHSDTDSNSTTARITALGYSPLHWLILGLCITVSPAVLLTGALSVRYYIKKSEGRQALLSHWSLVAVPSVMVSSAFLLWGVTDGSTEEAVTCTVITLLNILMLFNMDAKQLYPGLTWRISFLIQILGSIIIITAVCTGSVVGWTKNSATPAGKVILGIFIGEFVLMMIFLASMQLILYWFKIRTLKKTLWAPSVFLIIFFLFAVGVVVFLAIFFSGRADIGPFLTVFIIPVILFFISLFGPGIFLICFLRSGAGFYKLFTLFRSLNMMLYIHIILTLYIQLITWMQGIFLLGYFIPIIVFPLVICTCFIAKIFLESFRHFYLVQKILLGILFPLHLILSLLYLRLVLENDKERLVKICEFVFIYILIVTNNDDWKRKKCLAKPRKYVYFSGAFALPLLNSAALAVALKLKAETGKHSWDLRLIVLISGSVFLFSWFVIQMSAYYLSKKRM, via the exons AGCGGCTGGTGGTGACGGGTGCAGATGAGCCTGTCTCTGCACATGCTGGAGAGGATGTGACTCTCAGCTGCTCTGTGGACACCCATGTTAATGTGGCAGAGCTTCAGGTGGAATGGAGAAAGACAGACGGTGACATCATCGTGCTTCAGTATGCTGATGGAGAGAACAAACCAGAGTCACAGGATGAGAAATACTCTGGAAGAGCTGAATTCTTCACTGAGGAAACTTCCAAAGGAAACTTCTCAATGAAACTGAGGAAAGTCAGGCTGGAAGACAAAGGAGAGTTCATGTGTGAAGTCCACTCAGATACTGATTCTAATAGTACAACAGCCAGGATAACAGCACTGG gTTATTCACCCCTCCATTGGCTGATTCTGGGCCTGTGCATCACTGTCTCACCTGCAGTCCTACTTACTGGTGCTTTATCTGTCAGGTATTATATAAAGAAAA GTGAAGGCAGACAGGCTCTGTTGAGTCACTGGTCACTTGTCGCAGTTCCATCAGTCATGGTTTCCTCAGCCTTCCtcctgtggggtgtaactgATG GTTCCACAGAAGAGGCTGTTACCTGTACTGTCATCACTCTGCTGAATATCCTGATGTTGTTTAATATGGATGCAAAACAATTATATCCAG GTCTGACATGGAGAATTAGCTTCCTGATTCAGATATTAGgaagcatcatcatcatcacagcTGTTTGCACAG GTTCTGTCGTTGGGTGGACAAAAAATTCTGCAACCCCAGCTGGGAAAGTAATACTAGGAATCTTTATAGGTGAATTTGTACTTATGATGATCTTTTTGGCTTCTATGCAGC TTATATTGTATTGGTTTAAAATTCGGACACTGAAGAAAACACTATGGGCCCCGTCTGTATTTCTGataatcttttttttatttgcag TTGGTGTTGTTGTGTTTCTTGCCATATTTTTCTCTGGAAGAGCAGACATTGGACCGTTTTTAACTGTCTTCATAATTCCGGTGATTTTGTTCTTTATCTCAT TGTTTGGACCTGGGATTTTTCTGATTTGTTTCCTAAGGTCGGGAGCTGgattttataaattatttactTTATTCCGCA GTCTAAACATGATGTTGTATATTCATATCATCCTGACTCTTTATATCCAGCTTATTACCTGGATGCAAGGCATCTTTTTACTGG GATATTTCATCCCGATTATAGTCTTTCCTTTGGTAATATGTACGTGCTTTATTGCCAAGATATTTTTGGAGTCATTCAGACATTTCT ATCTGGTTCAGAAAATTCTTTTGGGGATTTTATTCCCGCTGCACCTAATATTAAGTCTCCTGTATCTACGTCTGGTTTTAGAAAATGACAAAG AACGACTTGTAAAGATCTGCGAGTTTGTGTTCATCTACATCCTGATTGTCACAAACAATGATGACTGGAAACGGAAAAAGTGCCTTG CCAAACCccgtaaatatgtatatttctCAGGGGCTTTTGCTCTCCCTCTCCTGAATTCTGCTGCCCTGGCTGTAGCATTAAAACTCAAAGCAG AGACAGGAAAACACTCATGGGATCTACGGCTGATTGTCCTGATTTCTGGGTCTGTCTTCCTCTTTAGCTGGTTTGTTATACAGATGTCTGCATACT
- the LOC125704423 gene encoding uncharacterized protein LOC125704423 isoform X1, with protein MKMKTKSLAIILIFFKFIINSDERLVVTGADEPVSAHAGEDVTLSCSVDTHVNVAELQVEWRKTDGDIIVLQYADGENKPESQDEKYSGRAEFFTEETSKGNFSMKLRKVRLEDKGEFMCEVHSDTDSNSTTARITALGYSPLHWLILGLCITVSPAVLLTGALSVRYYIKKTNQNNEPVTGDGNDREQRAAIVRKEQAGEGRQALLSHWSLVAVPSVMVSSAFLLWGVTDGSTEEAVTCTVITLLNILMLFNMDAKQLYPGLTWRISFLIQILGSIIIITAVCTGSVVGWTKNSATPAGKVILGIFIGEFVLMMIFLASMQLILYWFKIRTLKKTLWAPSVFLIIFFLFAVGVVVFLAIFFSGRADIGPFLTVFIIPVILFFISLFGPGIFLICFLRSGAGFYKLFTLFRSLNMMLYIHIILTLYIQLITWMQGIFLLGYFIPIIVFPLVICTCFIAKIFLESFRHFYLVQKILLGILFPLHLILSLLYLRLVLENDKERLVKICEFVFIYILIVTNNDDWKRKKCLAKPRKYVYFSGAFALPLLNSAALAVALKLKAETGKHSWDLRLIVLISGSVFLFSWFVIQMSAYYLSKKRM; from the exons AGCGGCTGGTGGTGACGGGTGCAGATGAGCCTGTCTCTGCACATGCTGGAGAGGATGTGACTCTCAGCTGCTCTGTGGACACCCATGTTAATGTGGCAGAGCTTCAGGTGGAATGGAGAAAGACAGACGGTGACATCATCGTGCTTCAGTATGCTGATGGAGAGAACAAACCAGAGTCACAGGATGAGAAATACTCTGGAAGAGCTGAATTCTTCACTGAGGAAACTTCCAAAGGAAACTTCTCAATGAAACTGAGGAAAGTCAGGCTGGAAGACAAAGGAGAGTTCATGTGTGAAGTCCACTCAGATACTGATTCTAATAGTACAACAGCCAGGATAACAGCACTGG gTTATTCACCCCTCCATTGGCTGATTCTGGGCCTGTGCATCACTGTCTCACCTGCAGTCCTACTTACTGGTGCTTTATCTGTCAGGTATTATATAAAGAAAA CAAACCAAAACAATGAacctgtcacgggagacggcaacgatcgcgagcagagagcggcgatcgtgcggaaggagcaggcag GTGAAGGCAGACAGGCTCTGTTGAGTCACTGGTCACTTGTCGCAGTTCCATCAGTCATGGTTTCCTCAGCCTTCCtcctgtggggtgtaactgATG GTTCCACAGAAGAGGCTGTTACCTGTACTGTCATCACTCTGCTGAATATCCTGATGTTGTTTAATATGGATGCAAAACAATTATATCCAG GTCTGACATGGAGAATTAGCTTCCTGATTCAGATATTAGgaagcatcatcatcatcacagcTGTTTGCACAG GTTCTGTCGTTGGGTGGACAAAAAATTCTGCAACCCCAGCTGGGAAAGTAATACTAGGAATCTTTATAGGTGAATTTGTACTTATGATGATCTTTTTGGCTTCTATGCAGC TTATATTGTATTGGTTTAAAATTCGGACACTGAAGAAAACACTATGGGCCCCGTCTGTATTTCTGataatcttttttttatttgcag TTGGTGTTGTTGTGTTTCTTGCCATATTTTTCTCTGGAAGAGCAGACATTGGACCGTTTTTAACTGTCTTCATAATTCCGGTGATTTTGTTCTTTATCTCAT TGTTTGGACCTGGGATTTTTCTGATTTGTTTCCTAAGGTCGGGAGCTGgattttataaattatttactTTATTCCGCA GTCTAAACATGATGTTGTATATTCATATCATCCTGACTCTTTATATCCAGCTTATTACCTGGATGCAAGGCATCTTTTTACTGG GATATTTCATCCCGATTATAGTCTTTCCTTTGGTAATATGTACGTGCTTTATTGCCAAGATATTTTTGGAGTCATTCAGACATTTCT ATCTGGTTCAGAAAATTCTTTTGGGGATTTTATTCCCGCTGCACCTAATATTAAGTCTCCTGTATCTACGTCTGGTTTTAGAAAATGACAAAG AACGACTTGTAAAGATCTGCGAGTTTGTGTTCATCTACATCCTGATTGTCACAAACAATGATGACTGGAAACGGAAAAAGTGCCTTG CCAAACCccgtaaatatgtatatttctCAGGGGCTTTTGCTCTCCCTCTCCTGAATTCTGCTGCCCTGGCTGTAGCATTAAAACTCAAAGCAG AGACAGGAAAACACTCATGGGATCTACGGCTGATTGTCCTGATTTCTGGGTCTGTCTTCCTCTTTAGCTGGTTTGTTATACAGATGTCTGCATACT
- the LOC125704423 gene encoding uncharacterized protein LOC125704423 isoform X3, translating into MKMKTKSLAIILIFFKFIINSDERLVVTGADEPVSAHAGEDVTLSCSVDTHVNVAELQVEWRKTDGDIIVLQYADGENKPESQDEKYSGRAEFFTEETSKGNFSMKLRKVRLEDKGEFMCEVHSDTDSNSTTARITALGYSPLHWLILGLCITVSPAVLLTGALSVRYYIKKTNQNNEPVTGDGNDREQRAAIVRKEQAGEGRQALLSHWSLVAVPSVMVSSAFLLWGVTDGSTEEAVTCTVITLLNILMLFNMDAKQLYPGLTWRISFLIQILGSIIIITAVCTGSVVGWTKNSATPAGKVILGIFIGEFVLMMIFLASMQLILYWFKIRTLKKTLWAPSVFLIIFFLFAVGVVVFLAIFFSGRADIGPFLTVFIIPVILFFISLFGPGIFLICFLRSGAGFYKLFTLFRSLNMMLYIHIILTLYIQLITWMQGIFLLGYFIPIIVFPLVICTCFIAKIFLESFRHFYLVQKILLGILFPLHLILSLLYLRLVLENDKDQATPTVVRPSGGGGCGAACSPGCDSVHPGLPPPLSSWGTSSL; encoded by the exons AGCGGCTGGTGGTGACGGGTGCAGATGAGCCTGTCTCTGCACATGCTGGAGAGGATGTGACTCTCAGCTGCTCTGTGGACACCCATGTTAATGTGGCAGAGCTTCAGGTGGAATGGAGAAAGACAGACGGTGACATCATCGTGCTTCAGTATGCTGATGGAGAGAACAAACCAGAGTCACAGGATGAGAAATACTCTGGAAGAGCTGAATTCTTCACTGAGGAAACTTCCAAAGGAAACTTCTCAATGAAACTGAGGAAAGTCAGGCTGGAAGACAAAGGAGAGTTCATGTGTGAAGTCCACTCAGATACTGATTCTAATAGTACAACAGCCAGGATAACAGCACTGG gTTATTCACCCCTCCATTGGCTGATTCTGGGCCTGTGCATCACTGTCTCACCTGCAGTCCTACTTACTGGTGCTTTATCTGTCAGGTATTATATAAAGAAAA CAAACCAAAACAATGAacctgtcacgggagacggcaacgatcgcgagcagagagcggcgatcgtgcggaaggagcaggcag GTGAAGGCAGACAGGCTCTGTTGAGTCACTGGTCACTTGTCGCAGTTCCATCAGTCATGGTTTCCTCAGCCTTCCtcctgtggggtgtaactgATG GTTCCACAGAAGAGGCTGTTACCTGTACTGTCATCACTCTGCTGAATATCCTGATGTTGTTTAATATGGATGCAAAACAATTATATCCAG GTCTGACATGGAGAATTAGCTTCCTGATTCAGATATTAGgaagcatcatcatcatcacagcTGTTTGCACAG GTTCTGTCGTTGGGTGGACAAAAAATTCTGCAACCCCAGCTGGGAAAGTAATACTAGGAATCTTTATAGGTGAATTTGTACTTATGATGATCTTTTTGGCTTCTATGCAGC TTATATTGTATTGGTTTAAAATTCGGACACTGAAGAAAACACTATGGGCCCCGTCTGTATTTCTGataatcttttttttatttgcag TTGGTGTTGTTGTGTTTCTTGCCATATTTTTCTCTGGAAGAGCAGACATTGGACCGTTTTTAACTGTCTTCATAATTCCGGTGATTTTGTTCTTTATCTCAT TGTTTGGACCTGGGATTTTTCTGATTTGTTTCCTAAGGTCGGGAGCTGgattttataaattatttactTTATTCCGCA GTCTAAACATGATGTTGTATATTCATATCATCCTGACTCTTTATATCCAGCTTATTACCTGGATGCAAGGCATCTTTTTACTGG GATATTTCATCCCGATTATAGTCTTTCCTTTGGTAATATGTACGTGCTTTATTGCCAAGATATTTTTGGAGTCATTCAGACATTTCT ATCTGGTTCAGAAAATTCTTTTGGGGATTTTATTCCCGCTGCACCTAATATTAAGTCTCCTGTATCTACGTCTGGTTTTAGAAAATGACAAAG ACCAAGCAACACCGACCGTGGTCAGACCCAGTGGAGGAGGGGGCTGTGGGGCGGCGTGCTCACCAGGCTGTGACAGCGTTCATCCCGGCCtcccacccccactgtcctcCTGGGGAACCTCCAGCCTCTGA
- the LOC125704423 gene encoding uncharacterized protein LOC125704423 isoform X5, which yields MKMKTKSLAIILIFFKFIINSDERLVVTGADEPVSAHAGEDVTLSCSVDTHVNVAELQVEWRKTDGDIIVLQYADGENKPESQDEKYSGRAEFFTEETSKGNFSMKLRKVRLEDKGEFMCEVHSDTDSNSTTARITALGYSPLHWLILGLCITVSPAVLLTGALSVRYYIKKTNQNNEPVTGDGNDREQRAAIVRKEQAGEGRQALLSHWSLVAVPSVMVSSAFLLWGVTDGSTEEAVTCTVITLLNILMLFNMDAKQLYPGLTWRISFLIQILGSIIIITAVCTGSVVGWTKNSATPAGKVILGIFIGEFVLMMIFLASMQLILYWFKIRTLKKTLWAPSVFLIIFFLFAVGVVVFLAIFFSGRADIGPFLTVFIIPVILFFISLFGPGIFLICFLRSGAGFYKLFTLFRSLNMMLYIHIILTLYIQLITWMQGIFLLACAAAGSPPVPKRSQAASPHAAAPPSCSQNRRCLPLRV from the exons AGCGGCTGGTGGTGACGGGTGCAGATGAGCCTGTCTCTGCACATGCTGGAGAGGATGTGACTCTCAGCTGCTCTGTGGACACCCATGTTAATGTGGCAGAGCTTCAGGTGGAATGGAGAAAGACAGACGGTGACATCATCGTGCTTCAGTATGCTGATGGAGAGAACAAACCAGAGTCACAGGATGAGAAATACTCTGGAAGAGCTGAATTCTTCACTGAGGAAACTTCCAAAGGAAACTTCTCAATGAAACTGAGGAAAGTCAGGCTGGAAGACAAAGGAGAGTTCATGTGTGAAGTCCACTCAGATACTGATTCTAATAGTACAACAGCCAGGATAACAGCACTGG gTTATTCACCCCTCCATTGGCTGATTCTGGGCCTGTGCATCACTGTCTCACCTGCAGTCCTACTTACTGGTGCTTTATCTGTCAGGTATTATATAAAGAAAA CAAACCAAAACAATGAacctgtcacgggagacggcaacgatcgcgagcagagagcggcgatcgtgcggaaggagcaggcag GTGAAGGCAGACAGGCTCTGTTGAGTCACTGGTCACTTGTCGCAGTTCCATCAGTCATGGTTTCCTCAGCCTTCCtcctgtggggtgtaactgATG GTTCCACAGAAGAGGCTGTTACCTGTACTGTCATCACTCTGCTGAATATCCTGATGTTGTTTAATATGGATGCAAAACAATTATATCCAG GTCTGACATGGAGAATTAGCTTCCTGATTCAGATATTAGgaagcatcatcatcatcacagcTGTTTGCACAG GTTCTGTCGTTGGGTGGACAAAAAATTCTGCAACCCCAGCTGGGAAAGTAATACTAGGAATCTTTATAGGTGAATTTGTACTTATGATGATCTTTTTGGCTTCTATGCAGC TTATATTGTATTGGTTTAAAATTCGGACACTGAAGAAAACACTATGGGCCCCGTCTGTATTTCTGataatcttttttttatttgcag TTGGTGTTGTTGTGTTTCTTGCCATATTTTTCTCTGGAAGAGCAGACATTGGACCGTTTTTAACTGTCTTCATAATTCCGGTGATTTTGTTCTTTATCTCAT TGTTTGGACCTGGGATTTTTCTGATTTGTTTCCTAAGGTCGGGAGCTGgattttataaattatttactTTATTCCGCA GTCTAAACATGATGTTGTATATTCATATCATCCTGACTCTTTATATCCAGCTTATTACCTGGATGCAAGGCATCTTTTTACTGG CGTGTGCTGCCGCTGGCTCCCCTCCCGTCCCAAAGCGCTCACAGGCCGCCAGTCCTCACGCAGCAGCCCCACCTAGCTGCAGTCAGAACAGGAGATGTTTACCCCTCCGCGTCTAG
- the LOC125704423 gene encoding uncharacterized protein LOC125704423 isoform X4, which yields MKLRKVRLEDKGEFMCEVHSDTDSNSTTARITALGYSPLHWLILGLCITVSPAVLLTGALSVRYYIKKTNQNNEPVTGDGNDREQRAAIVRKEQAGEGRQALLSHWSLVAVPSVMVSSAFLLWGVTDGSTEEAVTCTVITLLNILMLFNMDAKQLYPGLTWRISFLIQILGSIIIITAVCTGSVVGWTKNSATPAGKVILGIFIGEFVLMMIFLASMQLILYWFKIRTLKKTLWAPSVFLIIFFLFAVGVVVFLAIFFSGRADIGPFLTVFIIPVILFFISLFGPGIFLICFLRSGAGFYKLFTLFRSLNMMLYIHIILTLYIQLITWMQGIFLLGYFIPIIVFPLVICTCFIAKIFLESFRHFYLVQKILLGILFPLHLILSLLYLRLVLENDKERLVKICEFVFIYILIVTNNDDWKRKKCLAKPRKYVYFSGAFALPLLNSAALAVALKLKAETGKHSWDLRLIVLISGSVFLFSWFVIQMSAYYLSKKRM from the exons ATGAAACTGAGGAAAGTCAGGCTGGAAGACAAAGGAGAGTTCATGTGTGAAGTCCACTCAGATACTGATTCTAATAGTACAACAGCCAGGATAACAGCACTGG gTTATTCACCCCTCCATTGGCTGATTCTGGGCCTGTGCATCACTGTCTCACCTGCAGTCCTACTTACTGGTGCTTTATCTGTCAGGTATTATATAAAGAAAA CAAACCAAAACAATGAacctgtcacgggagacggcaacgatcgcgagcagagagcggcgatcgtgcggaaggagcaggcag GTGAAGGCAGACAGGCTCTGTTGAGTCACTGGTCACTTGTCGCAGTTCCATCAGTCATGGTTTCCTCAGCCTTCCtcctgtggggtgtaactgATG GTTCCACAGAAGAGGCTGTTACCTGTACTGTCATCACTCTGCTGAATATCCTGATGTTGTTTAATATGGATGCAAAACAATTATATCCAG GTCTGACATGGAGAATTAGCTTCCTGATTCAGATATTAGgaagcatcatcatcatcacagcTGTTTGCACAG GTTCTGTCGTTGGGTGGACAAAAAATTCTGCAACCCCAGCTGGGAAAGTAATACTAGGAATCTTTATAGGTGAATTTGTACTTATGATGATCTTTTTGGCTTCTATGCAGC TTATATTGTATTGGTTTAAAATTCGGACACTGAAGAAAACACTATGGGCCCCGTCTGTATTTCTGataatcttttttttatttgcag TTGGTGTTGTTGTGTTTCTTGCCATATTTTTCTCTGGAAGAGCAGACATTGGACCGTTTTTAACTGTCTTCATAATTCCGGTGATTTTGTTCTTTATCTCAT TGTTTGGACCTGGGATTTTTCTGATTTGTTTCCTAAGGTCGGGAGCTGgattttataaattatttactTTATTCCGCA GTCTAAACATGATGTTGTATATTCATATCATCCTGACTCTTTATATCCAGCTTATTACCTGGATGCAAGGCATCTTTTTACTGG GATATTTCATCCCGATTATAGTCTTTCCTTTGGTAATATGTACGTGCTTTATTGCCAAGATATTTTTGGAGTCATTCAGACATTTCT ATCTGGTTCAGAAAATTCTTTTGGGGATTTTATTCCCGCTGCACCTAATATTAAGTCTCCTGTATCTACGTCTGGTTTTAGAAAATGACAAAG AACGACTTGTAAAGATCTGCGAGTTTGTGTTCATCTACATCCTGATTGTCACAAACAATGATGACTGGAAACGGAAAAAGTGCCTTG CCAAACCccgtaaatatgtatatttctCAGGGGCTTTTGCTCTCCCTCTCCTGAATTCTGCTGCCCTGGCTGTAGCATTAAAACTCAAAGCAG AGACAGGAAAACACTCATGGGATCTACGGCTGATTGTCCTGATTTCTGGGTCTGTCTTCCTCTTTAGCTGGTTTGTTATACAGATGTCTGCATACT